The sequence CTTATCTAGGTATTCTTTTTTATTTTGTAACCTTATGATGCTATATAGCTTTTCGGTGTTTTCTTCTTCTACTCCAAAAACTTGAATATTACAACCCAATTCATTTAGTATTTTTACAGAAAATTCACCAAAAACATCTGCATTTTGTATAGAATAATAAACAGGTAATTCAACAACTATATCATAACCTTCTAATATAGCAAGTTCTGCCTTCATAAATTTATTTATTATAGAAATTTCACCTCTTTGAACAAAATTACCTGAAATTACAGCTATCTTTATTCTAGGCCTTTGTTTGCTTATCTCATCAATTTGATATTTATGTCCATTATGAAAAGGATTGAATTCTGCAACAACTCCTACAATTTTTTCTTCCATAACACTCCTATTTTCTTAATTTTTTTTCTAAAAATCTCTCCCTATAATAACCTCTATTTATCACTTTCCTAGATTCCATCTCTAAACCATTTTTAAAAGATTCATCCATAATCCAGTTTGGATTTCTAAGTAAGGCCCTACCTACCGCTATTAAATCTATATCAAATTCTCTAATAGCAAGTTCAGCAATATCAAAGCTATCTATTTGACCCACTGATATAACTGGTTTGTTTAAAATTGCTTTCATTTTCTTAGCAAAGTTAAGTTGATATCCTGGATAAAACGAAAGTTCTCCTTCATTTACTGTTCCACCACTACTTACATGAACAATATCAAAACTATCCTTAAAACTTAGTAATGCTTTAGCTAGTTCTTCAGGTAAATATCCATCCTTAGTCCATTCAAATGCTGAAACTCTAATACCCACTACTCCCCTAAACTCTTTTCTTACTTCAACTAATATTTCTTTTAAAAACCTCGTCCTATTTTCAAAGCTTCCTCCATATTCATCATTTCTATCATTTGAAAATTCAGAAAGAAATTGATTAATTAAATATCCATGTGCTGCATGTAATTCTAAATAATCATAACCTGCAAGTTGTGCCCTTCTTGATGCAAGTTTAAAATCATTTATTACATTTAAAATATCTTGTTTATTCATTTTTCTTGGTTTGTTAAAATAATCATTAAATGGAATGTTCGAACTTGATAATATATCTCCATCCTTTATAAGACCCTTTCTTCCAGCATCACCAATCTGTATTCCTATTTTACTACCTAATTTATGAACACTATCAACTAATTTCTTTAACCCCTCAACATGCTCATCCTTCCATATACCTAAATCTTGCGTACTTATTCTACCATCTGCTCTTACCGATGTTACTTCTTGTATTATTAATCCAACATTTCCTATAGCCCTTGCACCATAATGTGCAAAATGAAATTCATTTACGAAACCATTTATAGATTCATATGTATCCATAGGAGGCATCACCACTCTATTTTTTAGTTCTAAATCCCCTAAGTAAAATTTATCTAATAATTCCATATATCCCTACCTTCCTTTATTTATCTTAAGTATAGCATATTTTTACATTTTTTGGTATAATAGAACTGATTGTGAAAGGAGATTTTTTAAAATGGAATATATTTTAGGAATTTACAAAGATGGTAAATTTTTCAAAGAAGTAAAATTAAGAAAAAAACACGATAGATATGTATATAAATGGGCAAGAGTAGAGGTTGCATCATATTTTTTTACTATAACTAGAATTGAAAATGGAAATAAAGAAAATTTCAATATTACCTACAATCATACTAGTCCATTTGCTTCTGAATTTAGAGCTTATGCAGACAGTAAAAGTTCCCCAAAATCTATATCTGGTATACAATCTGGAATAGATATTTTAGTTGAATTTAACCCTCATGATTTTAATTTCTTACTACAAAAAAAGAAGTTCGTGAGATTTAACATAGATATATCAAAATTTGGTATCCATAATCCAAAAATTTTTGAAATATCCGGTGATTTTAATAATTGGTGTCCTGATACAGAACCTATAAATCATATAAAAGACAATTTATATGAAGTGATACTTAATGTAGAAAATGGATTTTATGAATACAAATTCCTTATTGACCATAAATGGTTCCCAGAAAAAAACGAAATATTAGTAGTAGGGGAAAACGGTAATCTATTCCCAAAAGGTGAATTAGGTAATGGTAAATTTGTAAATGAAATTAGCAAGAATATTAATACAGGAAGTAAAATAACTGCGATATTACATGATATTAATAAGTTAATATATTTCAATAAAATTACTGAAAAAGAATTTGAAATCAGTATAAGAACTCAAATGTCTGATGTAGAAAGACTATATATCTCTGTAGTTCCTTATACTAAAGAAGGAAAAGGATTAAATAGAATATATGAGCTTGAAAGATACATAGACTATACTAATTCTTTTGACTACTTCAAAAGAATATTAACATTTAAGGAAGATATAGAAAGCTTCGAATATTTCTTCATACTTGAAGATGGAGGAGTTAAAAACTACTATGGAATTAATGGATTAGAAGAAGAATTAACAGAATCTTTTATTTACTCTAAAGAAGAAAATGAAAACATATTCTATATACCTTATTGGACTAGAGAAGCTATATGGTACAACATATTCCCTGATAGATTCTACAATGGTGATATGTATAATGACCCTATTTTCAATGAATTTGGACCTGAAAAATTCAAAAAAAATCTTAACTATGAAAGCAAATTCATTAAAGATTATAGATGGAATAAAAATGAATTTGCATTAGAATTCGAAAGAAATAGATGGTGTTCAGATTTTAGTGAAAGAACTAATTGGGAAGTTCATATGGAATCAAACATTAATTACTCTTTAAAATATGCAAGAATGTTTGGTGGAGATTTAAAAGGTATTAAAGAGAAAATCCCATACCTTAAAAAGTTAGGAATAAATGCAGTATGGTTAAATCCAGTATTTTATTCATTCCAAAACCATAAATATGGTGCAAATGATTTTAGACATATATCACCAGATTTTGGTACTATTAGAACTAGTGGTAAATTACATAATGTATATATTAATCCAGAAAACAAGTATGGTAATAAGAGTTATCTAGATGTTCTTGGAAAAGAAAGTGTTAATAATTCAGAGCTCGAATTATTAGAAGTTAGTTTAACAGGAGAAAATAAAGGCAAAAATGGATATCTTGAAACTGATGATCCAAGCAGCTGGGTTTGGACAGAATCTGATTTAATTATGGTAGATTTAATTAAGGAATTACATAAAAATGGTATTAGAGTAATATTTGATGCTGTTTTTAACCATAGTAGTAACTATAACTTTGCATTTAATTTAGCTCTTGCTGAAGGCAAGGATTCTAAATATGCAAATTGGTATAAGTTCACAGATTATAAAAACTATAGCAAAGTAAAAGATGAAATGTCAGAAGAAGAAGCATACAATATTGTAAACCTAAATAGAAAAAATTTAAAATACAATGGTTGGGCTGGATTTGATACTTTACCTGTATTTGATAGTTTTAATGAAGAATGGAAAGATTACATATTCAATATTACTAGAAAATGGATGTTAGGTCCTGATGGTAAAGAACATTCTAATTGGCAAGAAGATGATGGTATAGATGGTTGGAGACTTGATGTTCCAAATAATTTAGAAAATCAAATGTTCTGGAAAGAATGGAGACAAGTTGTTAAAAATTGTAAAAAAGAAGCATACATTACTGCAGAACTTTGGTCTAATGCTGGAGATGATATTAATTCTGGGGATAAATTTGATGCTGTAATGAACTATGAATGGTTAAAAGCTGTAATAGGTTACTTTATTAATCAAGGAAATAATTTTGATGATAGTTACAAACTAAGTGCCGAACAATTTTTCTTAGAGTTAAGAGAGAAAAGAACATGGTATCCATTACAAGCTGTACAGGCTTGTCAAAACCTTAATGGTTCTCATGATACTGATAGACTGTACTCTAGAATAGTCAATGATAGAATAGGTAGAAATCTAGAAGAAGGTAAACAATATGAAAAGGGATATAATATTATTAGACCTGACCTTGCTGGAAATTATCATCCTAACACAACTATAGATTGGAAAAACAGCCATATCAAACCAAAAGATGTTTTAAAATTAATTTCTATATTCCAAATGACATACATAGGTGCCCCTATGCTTTATTATGGAGATGAAGTTGGAATGTGGGGTGCAACAGACCCTTA is a genomic window of Streptobacillus felis containing:
- a CDS encoding alpha amylase N-terminal ig-like domain-containing protein, with protein sequence MEYILGIYKDGKFFKEVKLRKKHDRYVYKWARVEVASYFFTITRIENGNKENFNITYNHTSPFASEFRAYADSKSSPKSISGIQSGIDILVEFNPHDFNFLLQKKKFVRFNIDISKFGIHNPKIFEISGDFNNWCPDTEPINHIKDNLYEVILNVENGFYEYKFLIDHKWFPEKNEILVVGENGNLFPKGELGNGKFVNEISKNINTGSKITAILHDINKLIYFNKITEKEFEISIRTQMSDVERLYISVVPYTKEGKGLNRIYELERYIDYTNSFDYFKRILTFKEDIESFEYFFILEDGGVKNYYGINGLEEELTESFIYSKEENENIFYIPYWTREAIWYNIFPDRFYNGDMYNDPIFNEFGPEKFKKNLNYESKFIKDYRWNKNEFALEFERNRWCSDFSERTNWEVHMESNINYSLKYARMFGGDLKGIKEKIPYLKKLGINAVWLNPVFYSFQNHKYGANDFRHISPDFGTIRTSGKLHNVYINPENKYGNKSYLDVLGKESVNNSELELLEVSLTGENKGKNGYLETDDPSSWVWTESDLIMVDLIKELHKNGIRVIFDAVFNHSSNYNFAFNLALAEGKDSKYANWYKFTDYKNYSKVKDEMSEEEAYNIVNLNRKNLKYNGWAGFDTLPVFDSFNEEWKDYIFNITRKWMLGPDGKEHSNWQEDDGIDGWRLDVPNNLENQMFWKEWRQVVKNCKKEAYITAELWSNAGDDINSGDKFDAVMNYEWLKAVIGYFINQGNNFDDSYKLSAEQFFLELREKRTWYPLQAVQACQNLNGSHDTDRLYSRIVNDRIGRNLEEGKQYEKGYNIIRPDLAGNYHPNTTIDWKNSHIKPKDVLKLISIFQMTYIGAPMLYYGDEVGMWGATDPYCRKPMLWDEFWYDDERNTSYINNGEVYSQKPDMELFEWYRKIIKIRKEHKSLVYGRIKPIYFNNEKDIIAYERYDKDESIIVVLNNSFENHSNITITSFHNSKTYLDLLSGKKIKSDINGKMKFDIKAKKGYIFYLPKKDKE